ACGCCGCAGAATTTTCGTTTGCCATAGTTCATCACTTATGATACACTTTCTTTAGGAGGATAAGAATATGGCTACTAAAAACCCAAGATTGAACGTCGTGTTGGAACCAACCCTCATGAAGGGGGTCGATCATTTGGCCAAGGCGCAGGGGGTGTCTTTGTCCACCATGGCACGGGATTTGATCAAAGAGGCCTTGAATATCTATGAAGATGGCCAATGGCAGAAAATCGCTCAAAAACGTGAAACCACTTTTTCTCACAAAAAGTCCCTTTCCCATGATGAGGTTTGGGGGTAAATGGATTATCGGCCGATCTATCATCATGAGATACCGGATGATCTAGGTGGCATTCCTGCCAATATAAAAGGACGCATTCAACGAGCGATCGAGACGCGTCTTTTAGCAGACCCCATCAGCTACGGCCTGCCATTACGCAAAAGTTTGCGTGGTCATCGTAAATTGCGGGTCGGTGATTACAGGGTCATTTATCGCATTGAAGGCAGGCAAGTCATTATTCTCAAAATTGGACATCGTAAGAGCGTTTATCCTCAAGCATTGGTTCGCTTAACTAAACCAGTCAAAGCATAATTGAGCGATTTTTGACATGTCTTCCATATAGCGCATCTGCCGTCCAACTGCGCGCGGCGC
This sequence is a window from Candidatus Omnitrophota bacterium. Protein-coding genes within it:
- a CDS encoding ribbon-helix-helix protein, CopG family, whose protein sequence is MATKNPRLNVVLEPTLMKGVDHLAKAQGVSLSTMARDLIKEALNIYEDGQWQKIAQKRETTFSHKKSLSHDEVWG
- a CDS encoding type II toxin-antitoxin system RelE/ParE family toxin; its protein translation is MDYRPIYHHEIPDDLGGIPANIKGRIQRAIETRLLADPISYGLPLRKSLRGHRKLRVGDYRVIYRIEGRQVIILKIGHRKSVYPQALVRLTKPVKA